The Pyrus communis chromosome 14, drPyrComm1.1, whole genome shotgun sequence sequence CACGCATGTTCTAATACCATAGAATTTTTTTGTAAGAATAAGTTAACTACTACTAATCACATTAATACTTCCGTTAACTAACATATTACCACCTACTACACTTTTACATTATTCTAACAAGATTATTCATGAATATCCAATATTCTAATCATGCATCAATGCGCCTGTCTTACATCATCCATATCATGTTTGCCAGTTGCAGTATGGCTATATATACTAGATCACTTTTGCCTCTCACAGCGCCCATCCCTTctcaaaacatatttttttttcagggCTTGCTGCGCAGTCGGTTGCTTAGCCAATTAATTACAAATTATTAATGGCTGCTCCCACGCCCGCCATTATTAAGCTCTGCAGCCTTCTCCTTCTTTTACTTTTAGTTTGCGGTCTTTTCGAGCAACCCAAAACTTGCGAAGCCGGTGAGTCCTTCGCTTGCAACCCAAAAGATGCGGTAACCAAGGACTTGCCGTTTTGCCGTGCGACATTGCCCGTACAAGACAGAGTGAGGGACCTTCTCGGAAGGTTGACATTGCAAGAGAAGGTTAAGCTGCTGGTGAACACTGCTCTGCCTGTCCCACGCCTTGGCATCAAAGGCTACGAATGGTGGTCCGAGGCACTTCACGGCGTTTCCAATGTGGGCCCCGGGACTAAGTTTGGTGGGGACTTCCCTGGCGCCACTAGCTTCCCTCAAGTCATTACAACCACTGCTTCCTTCAATGCTTCTCTGTGGGAAGCCATCGGACGGGTGAGATTTTTAGCTCTCTTTAATATTCTTCTTCTGTTAATTAGTGTATTCAGTAATACTGAAATATATTAGAAGAGTGAAAGAAAAGGTCGCTTTGTGCTTTTGCCTTTTGGGCTGTGACTCTGAGTGTGAATTACATGCAGCTTTCGGTTCTcttcgttttgtttgttttgtttcttaagCATGAAACTTCAGTATTGTTTCTGGTGGGTAGAAATCGAATAATTAGTATCCAAATATACAAGTTGGATTACCGGCACTTTATATGAGTGTTAAGTTAGCGTTGTGAGTACGTTTGGTTAAGTGATCCAGAAGCCAAAGATTAGCAATATAAATAGAGTGAGGTATCTGTGGGAAAACAGTACAACAAAACAGATGGAAAGTATGTCACACGTATGCTGAGAATTAGTATTATTCCACTTTAATTATGTTCTCATAATTATGATATTGAAAAGGCAGATTTATGGTCCGATGTTAATTAGGAATAGCTTCATGAAAGGCTTGCAACTTTTATGTGCAACTTGCTTGTTTATCCTTATCTTTCATTATGTCTCAattatcaagttttttttaCTATAAATTCATTAATGTGAAATGgcagttaaaacttaaaatagaaaaacactAAACTCGTCTGATCACGTGGTTAGTTAAACACGTTCACAAAGAGTGGTGCTTCACGCATTGAGGCTCATGCATGTGTGAGGTTGGATGGTACTCAAATACAGACAGGatgttttatttaaaaagtgGTCTAACCTATCATGCAATTAAATTGTTCTAAAATTTTTCTCGGTTGAGATATGGATATATTAACAAGTGGGGTTACAAAGGTAGGTGAACTGCTCTAGACTTTTCTAATTTCTAGCCCATGCCATGGTGCAGAAGCTGTAAGGCATTACTTTTAAGTTTCATCCAGATCCAGTACTGGTAGTGGTACTCATTTGGATGAGCAATTTCTCTCAACTTGGATCGCGTTGAGTATTCCAATGACAAACTTAACTAGCGTGCGTACTCTAGCATTAGTAGGTCTAAATTTTCTAAAGTGAACATACTAATGTGCGCAATTGGGGATATAATATACACACACGTATATATGTTGGTGCAGGTCGTGTCAGACGAAGCAAGAGCAATGTACAACGGCGGTGTGGCTGGCCTTACGTATTGGAGCCCAAATGTGAACGTACTGAGAGACCCACGGTGGGGCCGGGCACAGGAGACTCCCGGTGAAGACCCAACCGTGGTGGGTAGATATGCTGCCAGCTACGTTAGGGGGTTGCAGGGAAATGACGGTAACCGGTTGAAGGTGGCGGCTTGCTGTAAGCACTTCACCGCTTATGACCTCGACAACTGGAATGGAGTTGATCGTTTTCACTTTAACGCCAAGGTAAGTATGTAAGCAATTGATAATACAACATGATCGCATATACATTCATAAAATCACATTCTTACGTATATAACGCTTCTGTAAtggaatatattttttgtatgcaTATTTGTTTCTCTTGGTCACGTAATGGGAAGGATAAAGAGAAAATATCAATGCAAGGGAATAGATGAATTTCCTTCTTTAATGGCCACACATTGTTTAGTTCATGTATCTCATACTTGATAATCTAATAATTTAGGGTagcaattatattatatatgtatatgtaaagACTCTTATCATGAGTAAGTTGGTGATCCACCCTTGGAAATTTATGGCCATGCGCATGTGATACGAGATGAGACATGAGAGTTTGCTGCCACCCTGCACCTGCAGCCACTCTTATATACTTATTAACTGCCCAACGACCCCAACCCACTATGAGGAGCAGAAAGACTTATGGGCTAGATACAAGCTGTCGTCCTGTGATTCATACAATGTCACATGAATACCTGCGAATCATACAATGTCACATGAATATAAACTTTTTTTATATGACGTCGTGTGCTTATCATGAGCTGTCGTCACTGTTTACTCGTGCAGAAGTTCTTCCTTATGGGAGTTTACTTATATAGAAAACTTCACTTTAATCCTCAAAAAAGATGAGTTTTAAATTATAACCATGCGTaagattaaaatctaattttagtccctaacacatttaatcatatcatttattagttatattttgttgtattatttatctttttatttttatttttatttattaattacatttaaatttaatttttatttcattcatcataatatattttaatgtctacatttaggcaactaatttttttataatatatattccgataacaattttgtatgttcttcatttaggtatattaatacatttgaaaattttggtatATCCATCGGTACAAACATGTAGTTACATTGATTCAATATAATGCATTTCGGTCAATATAATGCATTTCGTTACTTACACTTTGGTATACACATTTGAGTATTgacttttaggtacattaattcaatatattatatttcggtaaatacatttaggtacatacattttggtattgatatttaggtacatacattttaggtattgacatttaggtatgtacattttggtattgatagttaggtacattaattctatataatacattttggcacatacatttaggttcattataatatattttggtacaatcatgtaggtacaaatatttcggtacaaaaaagtcaattttatatattttggcaCAATCATTTCTGTACActaatgtatttatatatttttgtatcacaaatttcttttaatattttctcatttacgttcatttctaattaaaaaaactaaatatgtgcatattaataaaattaaaatttaatatggagagattaaataaaaatacacattaaataacaaaaattgaatgtaaattttgataaaagtacactcaagggattaaattgaatatttaaTCTAGCACcaagttttttttaaattttaatcttttgcaagGACTAATGTTCAAAACCCCTTACTTATATTCCTCCCAAAATATCTCCTCTTTTTTATCCCTCCAAAAATCTCTCTCAAGTTTATGCTTTGGCTTGTCTtttacatttgattttattCCCTGTAGCCTGTATTATATATTATCAAACTGTCGGACAGTGTATAATACTGCTGATGGATTTGTGTACAACTTCCGCTGAAGCAATTATTAGGGCATATATGTTGCAGTGCATATGAGTAACGCTAAAAGGATTGCATTAtccacacatctatttttacttctcatacacctCTCTGATTTTTCGACCATcggaaatgaagaagatgaacacaaattaacaaaagtgtgtgagaggtaaaaaaatgtgtgtgaatagcactagcTTTTTATAActataactatatatatagtttAGAGGGATTATCTTTTCGTCACGCGCGGGCGAAACACTAGTGTTGAGTGCATGTTTGAAACTGGAAAATGCATGGCGTTTGGAATTGGCAGGTGAGCAAGCAGGACATGGAGGACACATTCGATGTGCCATTTAGGATGTGCGTCGAGGAAGGAAAGGTGGCGAGTGTCATGTGTTCTTACAATCAGGTCAATGGTGTCCCCACCTGTGCCGACCCTAATCTCCTCAAAAAAACTGTACGCGGTGCATGGCGCCTCGACGGGTAATTATATATAATCGccattatttaactaattaacTAAGCACCCTCATACcattttgaaataattaaatgTTGCGTGGCAGCTACATTGTGTCCGATTGCGACTCAGTGGGAGTGTTCTATAATAGTCAACACTACACCTCAACGCCCGAAGAAGCCGCTGCCGATGCCATTAAAGCAGGTTTGGATTTAGACTGTGGGTCATTCCTGGCCGTGCACTCGGAGGAAGCAGTGAACAAGGGGTTGTTGAAGGAGGTTGACGTCAACAATGCATTGGTGAATACTGTGACTGTCCAAATGAGACTCGGGATGTTTGATGGAGACCGCGGGGCCTATGCCAGATTGGGCCCCAAAGATGTATGCAGCCCACCTCATCAGGATCTCGCGCTTGAGGCCGCCACGCAAGGCATCGTCCTCCTCAAGAATCACGGGCCTTCGCTCCCATTGTCCACCCATCGTCACCACACTCTTGCTGTGATCGGCCCCAATTCTGATGTGACTCTCACAATGATTGGCAACTATGCCGGTAAGCATTCCACTagcaaaaaaaatatgtgatcaTATCATTTGTCACGTGGTGTGATACTATAACATCATGCAACTTGATTACTGGTAGGTGTGGCATGTGGATACACTACGCCCCTACAAGGGCTTGGGAGTTTTGCACGCACAATACACCGGTGGGGTTGTGCGGATGTTGCATGCGCCAACAACACGTTATTCGGTGCAGCCATCGACGCATCCCGGGAAGCGGATGCTACTGTTTTGGTGATGGGACTTGACCAATCCATTGAGGCTGAATTTAGAGACCGAGCTGGGCTGCTTTTGCCTGGAGGACAACAAGACCTCATATCAAAGGTTGCCGCAGCATCCAAAGGCCCAACTATTTTGGTATTGATGTCTGGTGGCCCAGTTGACGTGTCTTTTGCTAACAATGACCCGCGCATCGGTGGAATCGTATGGGCTGGGTACCCAGGCCAAGCTGGTGGAGCAGCCATCGCTCGTGTTCTGTTTGGAATCACAAACCCAGGTCCAGCTACGTACTAGCTTAtgaatatttcttttttattttctacctGGGAGCTGCTATCAGTAGTTCAAAAAGATCATCATATATTCACTTACTAATGTCTACTTGCTAATCCAAATCTCAGGAGGAAAGCTGCCTATGACGTGGTATCAAGAGGAGTACCTTAAAAATTTGGCAATGACATCGATGGACATGAGGTCAAACCCATCAAAAGGGTACCCGGGAAGAACCTACAGATTCTACAAAGGGCCAGTGGTTTACCCATTTGGGCATGGATTAAGCTACACCAAATTTATTCTTAGCATAGCAGCCGGTACTGCACCCACCGAGGTTGGAATCCCGCTCGCTGGCCGTCATCGCGCCTCTCAAATTAACACAACCACAACCGTTGATTCGGACAATGTCAAGGCGATCCGAGTGACACATGCAAAATGCAGTAGGGTTTCGGTGAGTTTTGATGTGGACGTGAGAAATGTGGGCAACAGAGACGGGTCTCACACTTTGTTAGTGCTCTCTACCCCTCCAGCACAAGACTGGGCTCCTCACAAACAGCTGGTTGCCTTTGAGAAAGTGTATGTTCCGGCCAGGGCTCAACGGCGGGTGCGAATCAAAATTCATGTGTGCAAGTCCCTTAGTGTGGTGGACAGGTTTGGAATTCGAAGAATTCCAATGGGACAACACAATCTTCACATTGGTGACCTCATGCACTCTGTCACCCTCAAACCCGCCACTTTCTTAGGGTTGGGGGTCATCAAATCTTAATTTCTCACGCGCGTGCATGCATAACTTAcaagaggagaaagaaagaaatgggATACACCAATATATctgttttcaattttatatttttattttgttgtggtTGGTTATCAATCTTGATATAAGTTATCATTGGAAATAGTTTCGTGATATGCAAATGTACTTAGTCATTAGACTAGAAATTGATTCATGAATTAAGCAAATGTACAATTAATTCCATTACTTTATATTACACTTGGAGTTGGAGAATTTATAATATCGTCCTTCTTTCGTCATTTGATTATTATAAGGTTTGCAAGTttgacatatatatacatatataaagtAAATGGGTAACTGTGTAATAATGAAAATAGGTAGCTAGAACTTGGTTTAAcacgcacacatatatataggccAACTCATCATAGTGATCCTGCTCCTGCCACCGCGGACAATCATATGTTGCATGTGTTGATGCCTGATCATGTGCATAATTAAGCACAAAGCCCTCCCTCATAACCGAGAGCT is a genomic window containing:
- the LOC137716345 gene encoding probable beta-D-xylosidase 2, producing MAAPTPAIIKLCSLLLLLLLVCGLFEQPKTCEAGESFACNPKDAVTKDLPFCRATLPVQDRVRDLLGRLTLQEKVKLLVNTALPVPRLGIKGYEWWSEALHGVSNVGPGTKFGGDFPGATSFPQVITTTASFNASLWEAIGRVVSDEARAMYNGGVAGLTYWSPNVNVLRDPRWGRAQETPGEDPTVVGRYAASYVRGLQGNDGNRLKVAACCKHFTAYDLDNWNGVDRFHFNAKVSKQDMEDTFDVPFRMCVEEGKVASVMCSYNQVNGVPTCADPNLLKKTVRGAWRLDGYIVSDCDSVGVFYNSQHYTSTPEEAAADAIKAGLDLDCGSFLAVHSEEAVNKGLLKEVDVNNALVNTVTVQMRLGMFDGDRGAYARLGPKDVCSPPHQDLALEAATQGIVLLKNHGPSLPLSTHRHHTLAVIGPNSDVTLTMIGNYAGVACGYTTPLQGLGSFARTIHRWGCADVACANNTLFGAAIDASREADATVLVMGLDQSIEAEFRDRAGLLLPGGQQDLISKVAAASKGPTILVLMSGGPVDVSFANNDPRIGGIVWAGYPGQAGGAAIARVLFGITNPGGKLPMTWYQEEYLKNLAMTSMDMRSNPSKGYPGRTYRFYKGPVVYPFGHGLSYTKFILSIAAGTAPTEVGIPLAGRHRASQINTTTTVDSDNVKAIRVTHAKCSRVSVSFDVDVRNVGNRDGSHTLLVLSTPPAQDWAPHKQLVAFEKVYVPARAQRRVRIKIHVCKSLSVVDRFGIRRIPMGQHNLHIGDLMHSVTLKPATFLGLGVIKS